In Metarhizium brunneum chromosome 3, complete sequence, a genomic segment contains:
- the cot-2 gene encoding Glucan synthesis regulatory protein encodes MTSNDRHSTFDSPQRTGRHVPLHNGRNGILTGVATASDSRADITSPYTDEGGRGSPIRNGTQSPIARGYSPGMRSQSAQRGDGFEVQSPGDVPMQPFQDGLPPPPPVRYSWERIDSWAEENYTELWDQLGEGATTNDLNDLEHQLDCSLPQDVRESLMVHDGQERGGNPTGIIFGSMLMDCEEIVQEWDQWRRVNHQYLLDNSPPKPTTPSKAFGGNSEASSSKQQPPRPSSSSSAGDGEWRQSLLARQGSVPANSVQKAYAHSGWIPLVRDWGGNNLAVDLAPGPNGRWGQIILFGRDYDTKYVVARSWAAFLALVADDLNSGKWFVDDETGELKLREFKDARVEPAYFNILRWRMDQKHGRRPGPNKRQSVAAGKATSPLGSRSASPYGSPVEPNGDARGRSLQRLSGSSPLASPMRAGGYGRNPLSRVTEESAIPEVPSAEIEPSQLVEVETPRESEEGKNGLRITMMTRADSDELRDKENEHPAKMNRKAPAIVDDAMKTIEI; translated from the exons ATGACGAGTAATGATCGAC ACTCGACCTTTGATTCCCCCCAACGAACTGGTCGTCACGTTCCTCTTCACAATGGCCGAAACGGAATACTGACAGGCGTCGCTACTGCCTCAGACTCTCGTGCTGACATCACTTCTCCATACACCGACGAGGGAGGTCGCGGCTCGCCCATCCGTAATGGAACCCAAAGTCCCATCGCCCGGGGCTATTCACCTGGAATGCGCTCACAGTCAGCACAGCGAGGTGATGGTTTTGAAGTTCAGAGTCCTGGCGACGTTCCCATGCAGCCTTTCCAAGATGGCCTTCCTCCCCCGCCTCCCGTTCGCTATTCATGGGAACGCATTGACTCATGGGCCGAGGAGAATTATACCGAGCTGTGGGACCAACTGGGCGAAGGCGCCACGACCAACGACCTCAACGATCTAGAGCATCAACTCGATTGCTCCCTGCCACAAGACGTTCGTGAGTCGCTCATGGTTCACGACGGCCAGGAACGAGGAGGAAACCCTACCGGAATTATCTTTGGTTCTATGTTGATGGACTGTGAGGAAATCGTACAAGAGTGGGATCAATGGAGACGGGTCAACCATCAGTATCTGTTGGACAACTCACCTCCGAAGCCGACGACCCCGTCCAAAGCATTTGGCGGCAACAGTGAGGCTTCTTCATCAAAGCAGCAACCGCCACggccctcgtcttcgtcttctgcGGGTGACGGCGAATGGAGACAGAGCCTCCTCGCCCGCCAAGGCTCCGTCCCCGCCAACTCGGTTCAAAAGGCGTATGCGCACAGCGGCTGGATTCCCCTTGTTCGGGACTGGGGTGGCAACAACTTGGCTGTCGACCTGGCGCCTGGACCCAATGGCCGCTGGGGGCAAATTATTCTGTTTGGACGAGACTATGATACCAAATATGTTGTGGCACGGTCCTGGGCCGCTTTCCTCGCCCTGGTTGCCGATGACCTGAACAGTGGCAAGTGGTTCGTAGATGACGAGACTGGTGAGTTGAAGTTGAGGGAGTTCAAGGATGCACGAGTCGAGCCGGCCTATTTCAATATCCTGAGGTGGCGAATGGATCAAAAACACGGACGGCGACCCGGCCCCAATAAGCGCCAGTCGGTAGCCGCCGGAAAGGCTACTTCCCCTCTTGGATCACGCTCTGCCTCTCCGTATGGTAGCCCTGTTGAGCCCAATGGCGATGCTCGGGGTAGATCTTTGCAACGGTTGAGCGGTTCGTCACCCCTGGCAAGTCCCATGAGAGCGGGAGGATACGGCAGAAATCCCTTGAGTAGAGTGACGGAGGAATCTGCCATTCCCGAGGTGCCAAGCGCCGAAATCGAGCCCAGCCAACTGGTAGAGGTAGAGACTCCACGAGAGAGTGAAGAGGGAAAGAATGGTCTGCGCATAACAATGATGACCCGAGCCGACTCGGATGAACTCAGggacaaggagaatgagCATCCGGCAAAGATGAATCGCAAAGCGCCGGCAATCGTGGACGACGCAATGAAGACGATTGAGATTTGA
- the HID1 gene encoding Protein HID1: MGASDSKIVFKQGIFKLSEERHIPSGDPYWTSFWELPESSEDVFSLFSPNDIRRTRDKALENIETLILALTSRLFLLRYHPSFPDPELAPEKDALNCIRVLTRLLPYLYEKESLSSWQERFFWGQRRRKTRRAIIANEVLFDGAENDKEESKPNAEEYEEVKPLAEELIDTLIDLLFYSDLTITRQPHGHDKVTYAIWQSGVGCNNAVATTKELESNRAEILRLLLALAGQSMYSTPGVLAQAGTRTLTYLCTCQDKQIVLSVLCSLLNTTLKFNPASWRVPYNTLGFKDAKQILVTYSLEFLLTLLVYPIPEQTTQSSISSKNFYRHFLGRLHRPQDFQFIVDGMSRILSQPLQEKTSYLPGAQATTNFAPEILMFFWEITQCNKRFRSFIIDTNRVHDFVVLTIFYALEYKNEPAKQGVVRMCAFLLQTLSVDSKFGPSLNKQFEGQDSLPVGIRINGFKGTYCDFLIHSIYNLITSSQGSFTAIYPALLAVINNISPYIQGLGAAGSSQLMHLFTSMSSPSFLLANETNYQLLHSLMESISAIIDHNYRKNPELVLAIIKNRKRIEALRSFTLESGQEEIERRKRLKKDRVDSVDSGSIRSSFDSTRSPSVAPVKSPILDEITEDGTFAIGDSDDDSDEDPQPTPTQSTTSENVSQASSAGNFDDAVPTQLRGMSEKARGKMPAGSRSFSRQNSTTSLGGQSSSARMQSGSFEPTSQWIDGWLPELPLHSILTLIQQVSSVLPRQAGREVLTPELVRRIQEIDLIGIEPSPARVHSFEWSPLALGWYESLLWGVVFSNEMQIAKGTMGIWSGTAIKLFRVQETAPAGPTLTSPRGAVDAVGSNIVSRIGQINLRGGQPAPNANPSTSPRMGP, encoded by the exons ATGGGCGCAAGCGATTCCAAGATTGTCTTCAAGCAAGGCATTTTCAAGCTCTCTGAGGAACGCCATATTCCTTCAGGCGATCCATACTGGACATCG TTTTGGGAGCTTCCAGAATCTTCCGAGGATGTTTTCAGCCTTTTCTCTCCAAACGACATCCGAAGAACCCGGGACAAAGCATTAGAAAACATCGAAACCTTAATATTAGCATTAACGTCGCGGCTATTCCTGCTTCGATACCATCCATCGTTTCCCGATCCCGAGCTCGCTCCCGAGAAGGATGCCTTGAACTGCATTCGAGTATTAACTCGGTTGCTTCCCTATCTATACGAAAAAGAGAGCCTAAGTAGCTGGCAAGAACGCTTCTTTTGGGGCCAGCGTCGAAGGAAAACACGGCGGGCCATCATCGCAAACGAAGTCCTTTTCGACGGAGCAGAGAATGACAAAGAAGAAAGCAAACCTAATGCTGAGGAATACGAAGAAGTCAAGCCCCTTGCAGAGGAGCTAATAGACACTCTGATAGATTTACTCTTTTATTCCGACCTTACCATTACTCGTCAACCTCATGGCCACGACAAAGTCACCTACGCAATATGGCAGAGCGGTGTTGGATGCAATAATGCCGTTGCCACAACCAAGGAACTTGAGAGCAACCGGGCGGAGATCCTACGACTActgctggcgctggctgGTCAAAGCATGTACTCCACACCAGGAGTTCTCGCTCAAGCTGGAACACGAACGTTGACATATCTCTGCACCTGCCAGGACAAGCAAATTGTCCTTTCGGTTCTCTGCTCTCTACTTAATACG ACTCTCAAATTCAACCCGGCAAGCTGGCGAGTGCCGTATAACACACTGGGGTTCAAAGATGCGAAGCAAATATTGGTGACTTATTCTCTAGAGTTTCTGCTCACGCTACTCGTATACCCGATTCCTGAACAGACCACTCAGTCGAGTATATCTTCCAAGAACTTTTACCGCCATTTCCTGGGTCGTTTGCACCGACCGCAAGACTTTCAGTTTATCGTTGATGGCATGTCGAGAATACTCAGCCAGCCACTCCAAGAAAAGACATCATACCTGCCAGGGGCTCAGGCCACTACCAACTTCGCACCTGAAATCCTGATGTTCTTCTGGGAAATAACACAATGCAATAAGCGATTTCGATCCTTCATCATTGATACGAACCGAGTGCATGACTTTGTGGTGTTAACAATATTTTATGCGCTGGAGTACAAAAACGAACCCGCCAAGCAGGGAGTCGTCCGAATGTGCGCATTCTTGCTCCAGACGCTAAGTGTTGACTCAAAGTTTGGTCCTAGTCTGAACAAGCAATTCGAGGGTCAAGACAGCCTACCTGTAGGCATCCGCATCAACGGCTTCAAGGGCACGTATTGCGATTTCCTGATCCATTCCATCTACAATCTCATTACATCAAGCCAAGGCAGCTTCACAGCCATCTATCCGGCCCTCTTGGCGGTTATTAACAACATATCGCCATATATTCAGGGACTCGGTGCGGCAGGCAGCTCACAGCTAATGCACCTGTTCACGTCTATGTCATCCCCATCGTTTCTTCTCGCGAACGAGACGAACTATCAACTCTTGCACTCACTCATGGAATCCATAAGTGCCATCATCGACCATAACTATCGGAAGAACCCTGAACTTGTCCTGGCTATTATCAAAAATCGAAAGCGAATCGAAGCTTTGCGGTCTTTCACGCTTGAAAGTGGCCAAGAGGAGATTGAGCGAAGAAAACGGCTGAAGAAGGATCGTGTCGACTCGGTAGACTCTGGATCTATCCGAAGCTCATTCGATTCCACACGAAGCCCATCTGTTGCTCCAGTCAAGTCTCCAATTTTAGATGAAATCACTGAGGATGGCACTTTTGCGATTGGGGACTCTGACGACGATAGTGATGAAGACCCTCAACCGACGCCGACCCAATCGACGACGAGTGAGAACGTGTCACAAGCCTCATCAGCAGGCAActttgatgatgccgtccCAACTCAGCTGCGTGGCATGTCGGAAAAGGCTCGTGGCAAGATGCCAGCTGGAAGCCGCTCGTTCTCGAGACAGAATAGTACTACAAGTCTTGGCGGGCAATCGTCCTCGGCAAGAATGCAGAGTGGTTCATTTGAGCCTACCTCCCAGTGGATCGACGGCTGGCTGCCAGAGCTACCTCTTCACAGCATCTTGACGTTGATCCAGCAGGTTTCTAGTGTGTTGCCTCGTCAGGCTGGTCGAGAAGTGCTAACTCCAGAGCTTGTTCGTCGCATCCAAGAGATTGATTTGATTGGTATAGAACCTTCTCCGGCTCGGGTCCATTCTTTTGAGTGGTCTCCCCTTGCCTTGGGGTGGTACGAATCGCTGTTATGGGGCGTCGTCTTTTCCAATGAGATGCAGATTGCGAAGGGAACAATGGGCATCTGGAGTGGCACGGCAATCAAACTATTCCGCGTGCAAGAAACTGCGCCAGCGGGACCTACGCTCACTTCTCCCAGGGGGGCGGTCGATGCTGTAGGCAGCAACATTGTCTCTCGTATCGGACAAATCAACCTGCGAGGGGGACAACCAGCACCAAATGCAAATCCCAGTACCTCACCAAGGATGGGCCCATAA